In Nitrosophilus labii, the following proteins share a genomic window:
- the relB gene encoding type II toxin-antitoxin system RelB family antitoxin, with amino-acid sequence MISVRLDKELEKELEEIAKLTKRPKSFFIKEALKEYLQDIKDVLEAKKRVNEPQRELITLDELKREFNTIQKKFSL; translated from the coding sequence ATGATAAGCGTTAGACTTGATAAAGAGCTAGAAAAAGAGTTAGAAGAGATAGCAAAGCTTACTAAAAGGCCAAAAAGCTTTTTTATAAAAGAGGCTTTAAAAGAGTATTTGCAAGATATAAAAGATGTTTTGGAAGCGAAAAAAAGAGTTAATGAGCCGCAAAGAGAGCTTATAACTTTGGATGAGTTAAAAAGAGAATTTAACACTATCCAAAAAAAATTTTCCCTCTAA
- the metH gene encoding methionine synthase, with translation MKKSYIKKLIKEKILVIDGAMGTQLQAKSKEIPPSAWEGKEGCNELLNKTAPDVIRSIHKAYLKADADIIKTNTFGAMPWVLDEYGIGNMAYELSYLGCKIVKEACEEFSTPEKPRFCAASIGPGTKLPSLNHIDYDEMYNGYVETLKGAKDGGADIFLLETCQDPLQIKAAIHACEDVASEIPIMVSATIELNGTMLIGTDAETLAVILEPFDILSLGFNCGTGPDEVEKHLKILSEVWDKPISVHANAGLPQNRGGYTYYPMGPKEFTELEARFTKYPGVTFLGGCCGTTPQHIKALADAVKGKRPIPPSGQIERSLSSLFERRALKQNPPPFLIGERSNATGSKAFRELLLNSDYEGTLSVAQQQVRSGAHGLDVSVGFAGRDETKDMKEVIKLYNEKIPLPLMPDSTQVPALEAALKHIGGRPIINSANLEDGIEKFDAICKLAKRYGAALVLLAIDEEGMAKTKEKKVEVAERMYDRAVNLHGLNPEDLVFDLLTFTVGSGDEEYHTAAIETIEAIKELKRRHPEVGAVLGVSNISFGLDKHAREYLNSVFLHHCVEAGLTMAIVNVKNLIPYHKISKEDRKVCEDLLFNRREKGDPLFKFIEHFSKAEKKEQQSDDELSKLPLEEQIKRLLIDGDKERMMPLLERAKDKIDPEKIINEILIEAMKEVGELFGSGKMQLPFVLQSAEVMKAAVDYLNQFLPKKEKSSQTTLILGTVKGDVHDVGKNLVDILLTNNGFNVVNIGIKVELEDFIKAYEEHNANAIGMSGLLVKSTQVMLENLKEMKKRKINVPVLLGGAALTKKFVDEFCRPAYDGAIFYCRDAFDGIVAMSRIEEGNLDTRLGSDGDDEVIVEVKEKVEIKIDPKDVVLPALALVPIPPFWGRKTLEIEPELAYEWINKRLLFKQRWGYKSKGLTKEEYEKQLNEKVIPAFERLKSELKDIFKPTILYGYWPVRREDNKLFVFPECFGWIDENNINKEPLENIIGDAIEVFTFPRQRKKPHRSLADYFHSERMDVCAFTCVSAGSSFSEYESELFKAGKYHEYHLVHGLSVELAEALAEIVHKQIRIELGILRVEKPDLRDVKMVGYQGARYSPGYPACPDLELNRHIFNLLKPEEFGITLSETFQIYPEQSTCAIVVHHPEAKYFNV, from the coding sequence ATGAAAAAAAGTTATATTAAAAAGCTTATTAAAGAAAAAATTTTAGTCATCGATGGAGCGATGGGAACGCAGCTCCAAGCAAAATCTAAAGAGATTCCGCCTAGTGCTTGGGAGGGGAAAGAGGGTTGTAACGAGCTTCTAAATAAAACTGCTCCAGATGTGATACGCTCCATTCACAAAGCATATTTAAAAGCCGATGCGGATATCATAAAAACCAACACTTTCGGTGCTATGCCATGGGTTTTAGACGAGTATGGCATAGGAAATATGGCCTATGAACTTAGCTATCTTGGATGTAAAATAGTAAAAGAGGCCTGCGAAGAGTTTAGTACTCCTGAAAAACCAAGATTTTGTGCGGCTTCTATAGGTCCCGGAACGAAACTGCCTAGTCTTAATCATATCGATTATGATGAGATGTATAACGGATATGTAGAGACTCTTAAGGGAGCAAAAGATGGAGGCGCCGATATCTTTTTGCTTGAGACTTGTCAGGACCCTCTTCAGATAAAAGCGGCAATCCATGCATGTGAAGATGTGGCTAGCGAAATCCCTATAATGGTTAGTGCTACTATAGAGTTGAACGGAACTATGCTCATAGGAACGGATGCCGAGACGCTAGCGGTGATTTTAGAGCCTTTTGATATTCTCTCTTTGGGTTTTAACTGCGGAACAGGTCCTGATGAGGTGGAAAAACATCTAAAGATTTTAAGCGAGGTTTGGGATAAACCTATAAGCGTTCACGCCAATGCGGGCCTTCCACAAAACAGAGGAGGATATACATACTACCCTATGGGGCCTAAAGAGTTTACAGAACTTGAAGCAAGATTTACAAAATATCCGGGTGTTACTTTTTTGGGTGGATGCTGCGGGACTACCCCTCAGCATATAAAGGCTCTTGCTGATGCGGTAAAAGGTAAAAGACCTATTCCTCCTTCAGGACAGATAGAGAGAAGTTTGTCAAGTCTTTTTGAAAGAAGAGCTTTAAAACAGAATCCACCTCCGTTTTTGATAGGCGAAAGGAGTAATGCTACTGGAAGCAAAGCTTTTAGAGAACTTCTTTTAAATAGCGATTATGAGGGAACTTTGAGTGTGGCTCAGCAGCAAGTAAGAAGCGGAGCGCATGGACTTGATGTTTCAGTAGGTTTTGCGGGTCGTGATGAAACAAAAGATATGAAAGAAGTGATAAAACTTTACAACGAAAAGATACCTCTACCTTTGATGCCGGATTCTACACAGGTTCCAGCTCTTGAAGCTGCTTTAAAACATATAGGTGGACGCCCTATTATAAACTCAGCTAACTTAGAAGATGGGATAGAGAAGTTTGACGCTATATGTAAATTGGCAAAAAGATATGGAGCGGCTCTTGTATTGTTGGCTATAGATGAAGAGGGGATGGCAAAAACTAAAGAGAAAAAGGTGGAAGTTGCCGAGAGAATGTATGATAGAGCTGTAAATCTACACGGCCTTAATCCAGAAGATCTTGTCTTTGATCTTCTAACCTTTACAGTTGGAAGCGGTGATGAAGAGTATCATACGGCCGCTATAGAAACTATTGAGGCCATAAAGGAACTTAAACGCAGACATCCAGAAGTAGGAGCTGTATTAGGTGTTTCAAATATCTCATTCGGTCTTGATAAACATGCAAGGGAGTATCTAAACAGCGTATTTTTGCACCACTGCGTAGAAGCGGGTCTTACTATGGCTATAGTAAATGTTAAAAATCTTATACCTTATCATAAGATAAGCAAAGAGGATAGAAAAGTTTGTGAAGATCTACTCTTTAATCGACGAGAAAAAGGAGATCCGCTTTTTAAGTTTATAGAGCATTTTAGCAAAGCCGAGAAAAAAGAGCAGCAAAGCGATGACGAACTTAGTAAACTTCCTTTAGAAGAGCAGATAAAGAGGCTATTAATAGATGGTGATAAAGAGAGGATGATGCCTCTTTTAGAAAGAGCAAAAGATAAAATCGATCCAGAAAAGATTATTAACGAAATATTGATAGAGGCAATGAAAGAGGTGGGCGAGCTTTTTGGAAGCGGAAAGATGCAGCTTCCTTTTGTGTTGCAAAGCGCCGAAGTTATGAAAGCCGCTGTGGATTATCTAAACCAGTTTTTACCCAAAAAGGAGAAGTCTTCGCAGACTACACTTATTTTAGGAACCGTAAAAGGCGACGTTCACGACGTGGGAAAAAACTTGGTAGATATTTTACTAACAAACAACGGGTTTAACGTTGTCAATATAGGAATAAAAGTTGAATTGGAAGATTTTATAAAAGCCTATGAAGAACATAACGCCAATGCTATAGGAATGAGCGGACTCTTAGTCAAATCAACTCAGGTTATGCTTGAAAATTTAAAAGAGATGAAAAAAAGAAAAATCAACGTGCCCGTTTTGCTCGGAGGCGCGGCTTTGACTAAAAAGTTTGTGGACGAGTTTTGCAGGCCCGCATACGATGGAGCTATATTTTACTGCCGTGATGCATTTGACGGGATAGTAGCTATGAGCCGTATAGAGGAGGGCAACCTTGATACGCGGCTTGGAAGTGACGGTGATGATGAGGTGATAGTTGAAGTTAAAGAAAAAGTTGAGATTAAAATAGATCCCAAAGATGTTGTTTTGCCTGCTTTGGCACTAGTTCCCATTCCACCCTTTTGGGGAAGAAAAACACTAGAAATTGAGCCAGAACTTGCATATGAATGGATAAATAAGAGACTACTTTTTAAACAGAGATGGGGTTATAAATCAAAAGGACTCACTAAAGAGGAGTACGAAAAACAACTTAACGAAAAGGTAATACCAGCTTTTGAGAGACTCAAAAGCGAACTAAAAGATATTTTTAAACCCACCATTCTCTATGGATATTGGCCTGTTAGAAGAGAGGATAACAAGCTTTTTGTATTTCCAGAATGTTTTGGATGGATTGATGAAAATAATATAAATAAAGAGCCTTTGGAAAATATAATAGGCGATGCTATCGAAGTTTTTACTTTTCCAAGGCAGAGAAAAAAACCTCACCGCTCTTTAGCCGATTATTTTCATTCAGAAAGAATGGATGTATGTGCTTTTACATGTGTGAGTGCGGGAAGTTCTTTTAGTGAATATGAAAGCGAACTTTTTAAAGCTGGAAAATATCACGAATATCATTTGGTTCACGGTCTTAGTGTTGAGCTTGCCGAAGCTTTAGCGGAAATTGTTCATAAACAGATTAGAATAGAACTTGGAATATTAAGAGTTGAAAAACCGGATTTAAGAGATGTTAAGATGGTGGGTTATCAGGGAGCAAGATATTCTCCGGGTTATCCTGCTTGTCCAGACTTGGAGCTAAATAGGCATATTTTTAACCTCTTAAAACCAGAGGAGTTTGGCATAACACTTAGTGAGACTTTCCAAATCTATCCTGAACAATCCACATGTGCAATAGTGGTGCATCATCCAGAGGCGAAGTATTTTAATGTGTAG
- a CDS encoding PAS domain-containing protein yields the protein MGYKKKIKNLLTGQIIEKPEPVDEEVLFDGGVMITETDTAGIITYANRKFREMTGYTKEELIGSPHNINRHPDMPSAAFETMWETIKSGEYWEGYVKNMRKDGRYYWVIVWIKPKFDDKGNIVGYIAGRKVPDRNMIKRVEEKYKKMKEQES from the coding sequence ATGGGATATAAGAAAAAAATTAAAAACTTACTTACAGGCCAAATTATAGAAAAACCAGAACCAGTCGATGAAGAGGTTCTATTTGACGGTGGCGTAATGATAACCGAAACTGATACAGCCGGTATCATTACTTACGCCAATAGAAAATTTAGAGAGATGACAGGATATACTAAAGAGGAACTTATAGGCTCGCCCCACAATATCAACCGTCATCCCGATATGCCAAGTGCCGCGTTTGAAACTATGTGGGAAACAATAAAAAGTGGCGAATATTGGGAAGGATATGTAAAAAATATGCGAAAAGACGGTCGATATTATTGGGTTATTGTTTGGATAAAACCTAAATTTGACGATAAGGGCAATATTGTAGGTTATATAGCCGGAAGAAAAGTTCCCGATCGAAATATGATAAAAAGAGTAGAAGAGAAATATAAAAAGATGAAAGAGCAAGAGAGTTAA
- a CDS encoding Sua5/YciO/YrdC/YwlC family protein, whose amino-acid sequence MKGEGRSRNEEVRNKKREKRVLQPSTFNLQPDKIYLVQTETTVGFLSQNAKKLAKVKKRDPNKPFLISVDSFKTLKRFARVPKKYKKMVRRAQKTTFVYPNRKALRVIKDENHLRFLKKFGWMFSTSANESGKRFDYLFAYKNAEVIVEDNREFFEGKPSKLIKLGKNRVKKLR is encoded by the coding sequence TTGAAGGGAGAAGGGAGAAGTAGGAATGAAGAAGTAAGAAATAAGAAGAGAGAAAAAAGAGTCCTTCAACCTTCAACCTTCAACCTTCAACCTGACAAAATATATCTTGTTCAAACTGAAACTACCGTAGGTTTTTTGTCTCAAAACGCTAAAAAGTTGGCAAAAGTTAAAAAAAGAGATCCAAACAAACCTTTTTTAATTTCAGTTGATAGTTTTAAAACGTTAAAACGTTTTGCAAGAGTTCCAAAAAAGTATAAAAAGATGGTTAGAAGAGCCCAAAAGACCACTTTTGTCTATCCAAATAGAAAAGCCCTCAGAGTTATAAAAGATGAAAATCATCTTAGATTTTTAAAAAAATTTGGCTGGATGTTTTCTACTAGCGCAAATGAGTCGGGGAAAAGATTTGATTATCTATTTGCATACAAAAACGCTGAAGTTATCGTAGAAGATAATAGAGAGTTTTTTGAAGGAAAACCTTCAAAGTTGATAAAGCTAGGTAAAAATAGAGTAAAAAAATTAAGATAG